The Inquilinus sp. Marseille-Q2685 genome has a segment encoding these proteins:
- a CDS encoding BTAD domain-containing putative transcriptional regulator yields the protein MSLGNGFDLRLENGERIELGSRKSQAIFAFVALSGTAIESRERVAGVFWSESDGDHARGSLRQCLKQLRDNLDTVRPGIVEIGRQDIRIRRESIEIDLELVAADLAKGVLSSILALGLANPDRIMAGFEDLDREFASWLTVCRQQWRKTFIGGLERILRDPASGEKIAAEAAHALLDIDPTHEEAYRVLILQQALRGNIAAALKLYGTLWDLLQNDYDMEPSEETQRLIVDIKKGSVDSTAQPSATPVAEQSRLPIIEVDRLTPGLPEGIDDYVVHGFRSELIANLVRFREWIVVEPPDAQPEAGAPQQVDYRLSTAFRHKDDDLLIVVSLIELTRNRSLWSETFSLALPSWMDQQRQIARRVAATLDIHISANALSRQIGDRDFAHGPYVRWLRGQYLLNFWEPQAEFEAEALFKEVIREWPSFAPAYSGLANIYNSRHIILPGVRRDRAMAEEALTLARRAAELDPLDARGHLTLAWSYMMTTRYPQADLHLELARDLNPSNPSVLMSAAQGFAFVDRTDVALDLVANAFELNPMIPPHHWAYLAGIRFLHGDIAGCVEAADRAGQSIFNIPAWKAAALARLGDVRRAQEEARLFLRNARESWHAELECTDAAIVEWFLSSFPIRNAVRWRELREGLIQAGLPAADVGEEQLYWPHRH from the coding sequence TTGTCTCTGGGCAATGGTTTCGATCTCCGCCTGGAAAACGGGGAACGGATCGAGCTGGGCAGCCGCAAGTCCCAGGCGATCTTCGCCTTCGTCGCGCTGAGCGGCACGGCGATCGAGAGCCGCGAGCGCGTCGCCGGGGTGTTCTGGAGCGAAAGTGACGGCGATCATGCCCGCGGCTCGCTGCGGCAATGCCTAAAGCAGCTGCGCGACAATCTCGACACCGTCCGCCCGGGCATCGTCGAGATCGGGCGTCAGGACATCCGCATCCGGCGCGAATCCATCGAGATCGACCTCGAGCTGGTCGCCGCCGACCTGGCGAAGGGCGTCCTGTCGTCGATCCTGGCGCTCGGCCTGGCCAATCCGGACCGGATCATGGCGGGGTTCGAGGACCTCGACCGGGAATTCGCCTCCTGGCTCACGGTCTGCCGGCAGCAATGGCGCAAGACCTTCATCGGCGGCCTGGAACGGATCCTGCGCGATCCGGCCTCGGGCGAGAAGATCGCCGCCGAGGCGGCCCATGCGCTGCTCGACATCGACCCGACGCATGAGGAGGCATACCGCGTCCTGATCCTGCAGCAGGCGCTGCGCGGCAACATCGCGGCGGCGCTGAAGCTGTACGGCACGTTGTGGGACCTGCTGCAGAACGACTACGACATGGAGCCGTCGGAGGAGACGCAGCGCCTGATCGTCGACATCAAGAAGGGATCGGTCGACAGCACGGCGCAGCCTTCCGCGACGCCGGTCGCGGAGCAATCCCGGCTGCCCATCATCGAGGTGGACCGCCTGACCCCCGGCCTCCCGGAAGGCATCGACGACTACGTCGTCCACGGCTTCCGCAGCGAGCTGATCGCCAATCTCGTGCGGTTCCGGGAATGGATCGTGGTCGAGCCGCCGGACGCGCAGCCCGAGGCCGGGGCCCCGCAGCAGGTCGACTACCGGCTGTCCACCGCGTTCCGGCACAAGGACGACGATCTGCTGATCGTCGTCTCGCTGATCGAGCTGACCCGCAACCGATCGCTCTGGTCGGAGACCTTCTCCCTGGCGCTGCCGTCCTGGATGGACCAGCAGCGCCAGATCGCCCGCCGCGTGGCGGCGACGCTCGACATCCATATCTCGGCGAACGCCCTGTCGCGGCAGATCGGCGATCGCGATTTCGCGCACGGGCCCTATGTCCGCTGGCTGCGCGGCCAGTACCTCCTGAACTTCTGGGAACCCCAGGCGGAGTTCGAGGCCGAGGCCCTGTTCAAGGAGGTGATCCGGGAGTGGCCCAGCTTCGCCCCGGCCTATAGCGGCCTCGCCAACATCTACAACTCCCGCCACATCATCCTGCCGGGGGTGCGCCGCGACCGCGCCATGGCCGAGGAGGCGCTGACGCTGGCGCGGCGGGCGGCGGAGCTGGACCCGCTGGACGCGCGCGGGCATCTGACCCTCGCCTGGTCCTACATGATGACCACCCGCTATCCGCAGGCCGACCTGCATCTGGAGCTGGCGCGCGACCTGAACCCGAGCAACCCATCGGTGCTGATGTCGGCGGCGCAGGGCTTCGCCTTCGTCGACCGGACCGACGTCGCGCTCGACCTCGTGGCCAATGCCTTCGAGCTCAACCCGATGATCCCGCCCCATCACTGGGCCTATCTCGCCGGCATCCGCTTCCTGCACGGCGACATCGCAGGCTGCGTCGAGGCCGCCGACCGGGCCGGCCAGTCGATCTTCAACATTCCCGCCTGGAAGGCGGCTGCCCTCGCCCGGCTCGGCGACGTCCGCCGGGCGCAGGAGGAGGCGCGCCTCTTCCTGCGCAACGCCCGCGAGTCCTGGCATGCCGAGCTGGAATGCACGGACGCCGCCATCGTCGAGTGGTTCCTAAGCAGCTTCCCGATCCGCAACGCCGTGCGCTGGCGCGAGCTGCGGGAAGGCCTGATCCAGGCCGGCCTTCCCGCGGCCGATGTCGGCGAGGAGCAGCTCTACTGGCCTCACCGGCACTGA
- a CDS encoding fructosamine kinase family protein encodes MPSLTALDPDLADRIAAALGVRPAAAEPLPGGSTVAVLRVDLADGGRVVAKAGPGPLLLEAWMLGELARHSGLPLPAVLHATEDLLLLEHVEHEPGPPPPAAQLHAAELLAALHAPAWPRFGYGRDTTIGKLPQPNPPADRWVPFFRDHRLLHMARAGHAEGTVDAALLRRLEALAGRLEGLLSEPRHPALLHGDIWTGNLLHRGGRIAAFIDPAISCGHPEMELTYPTLFGTFDEIFFRRYAELAPLDSGFWNDRRPIYLLYPLLVHVRYWDPAYAQPIRRILDRYGV; translated from the coding sequence ATGCCGTCTCTGACCGCCCTCGATCCTGATCTCGCCGACCGCATCGCCGCGGCGCTCGGCGTGCGGCCGGCGGCGGCCGAGCCGCTGCCGGGCGGGTCGACCGTCGCGGTGCTGCGGGTCGACCTCGCCGATGGCGGCCGGGTGGTGGCCAAGGCCGGGCCGGGCCCGCTGCTGCTGGAGGCGTGGATGCTGGGCGAGCTGGCGCGGCATTCCGGCCTGCCGCTGCCGGCGGTGCTGCACGCGACCGAAGACCTGCTGCTGCTGGAGCATGTCGAGCACGAGCCCGGGCCGCCGCCGCCGGCGGCGCAGCTGCACGCCGCGGAGCTGTTGGCGGCGCTGCATGCGCCGGCCTGGCCGCGCTTCGGCTACGGCCGCGACACCACCATCGGCAAGCTGCCGCAGCCGAATCCACCCGCCGACCGCTGGGTCCCGTTCTTCCGCGACCACCGCCTGCTGCACATGGCCCGCGCCGGCCATGCCGAGGGCACGGTCGACGCGGCGCTCCTGCGCCGGCTGGAGGCGCTGGCCGGGCGGCTCGAGGGGCTGCTGTCGGAGCCGCGGCATCCCGCGCTGCTGCACGGCGACATCTGGACCGGCAACCTGCTGCACCGGGGCGGGCGAATCGCCGCCTTCATCGACCCCGCCATCTCCTGCGGCCATCCGGAGATGGAACTGACCTATCCGACGCTGTTCGGCACCTTCGACGAGATTTTTTTTCGCCGTTATGCCGAGCTGGCGCCGCTCGATTCCGGCTTCTGGAACGACCGCCGGCCGATCTATCTGCTGTATCCGCTGCTGGTCCACGTCCGGTACTGGGACCCGGCCTATGCCCAGCCGATCCGCCGGATTCTCGACCGCTACGGCGTCTGA
- a CDS encoding YcaO-like family protein, protein MLATPSVYDACALLFERASGAADSDAAGRAAEEARRLLAAFGVTPDGSDEDGRTARLFRLAATLEASFAVPATDYPGLTVLGARLRRPAGGGAAIAADGVIGCDPSPWRAFQKCIGEAAETMALAAPGIGDAARDGGIETIGPRFAGQVEARTGMDSAAALDAAPVVGGTELATGRPVLVPRPLVFGPSDGLRAAVPVSEGCAAGPTLEDATRSAVFELVERHVVAHWWHGGRPARRLPQALMAAAIGRLRPGVGTPWPRQGFALELDADGLPLAVVAAASVSPVHGLVALGFAARPGRAAALEAAVLEMVQSEIANDLLFLRLRRAGPAPAPADQARLAAKRRLRPETLLATAQDDAAEGSTGAPDSLPGLLAGIVRRGIAIFRVDLTGRAGIPVVKLLSPDLQPSSAAAMTEGLRQTASQFGRPLNDLIERPAIFNSL, encoded by the coding sequence ATGCTCGCAACGCCCTCCGTCTACGACGCCTGTGCCCTGCTGTTCGAGCGAGCCTCCGGCGCCGCCGACTCTGACGCAGCCGGCCGGGCGGCGGAAGAGGCCCGGCGGCTTCTGGCCGCCTTCGGGGTGACGCCGGACGGCAGCGACGAGGACGGCCGCACCGCCCGGCTGTTCCGCCTGGCCGCGACGCTCGAGGCCAGCTTCGCGGTGCCGGCGACGGACTATCCCGGCCTGACCGTCCTCGGCGCCCGGCTGCGCCGGCCCGCCGGCGGCGGCGCAGCCATCGCCGCGGACGGCGTGATCGGATGCGACCCGAGCCCGTGGCGCGCCTTCCAGAAGTGCATCGGCGAGGCCGCGGAGACGATGGCGCTGGCCGCGCCCGGGATCGGCGACGCCGCCCGCGACGGCGGGATCGAGACCATCGGCCCCCGCTTCGCCGGCCAGGTCGAGGCGCGGACCGGCATGGATTCGGCCGCAGCCCTTGACGCCGCCCCGGTCGTGGGCGGCACGGAGCTGGCGACCGGCCGCCCCGTCCTGGTGCCGCGGCCGCTCGTCTTCGGCCCGTCGGACGGATTGCGGGCCGCCGTCCCGGTCAGCGAGGGCTGCGCCGCGGGCCCGACGCTGGAGGACGCCACCCGATCGGCCGTGTTCGAGCTGGTGGAGCGGCATGTGGTGGCCCATTGGTGGCATGGCGGCCGTCCCGCCCGCCGGCTGCCGCAGGCGCTGATGGCCGCCGCGATCGGCCGGCTGCGCCCGGGGGTCGGCACGCCCTGGCCGCGCCAGGGCTTCGCCCTGGAGCTCGATGCCGACGGCCTGCCGCTCGCCGTCGTCGCCGCGGCCTCCGTCAGCCCCGTCCATGGCCTGGTCGCCCTGGGCTTCGCCGCGCGTCCCGGCCGGGCCGCCGCGCTGGAGGCCGCGGTCCTGGAGATGGTCCAGTCCGAGATCGCCAACGACCTCCTGTTCCTCCGGCTGCGCCGGGCCGGGCCAGCGCCGGCGCCCGCGGACCAGGCACGGTTGGCCGCGAAGCGCCGGCTCCGGCCCGAGACGCTGCTGGCCACGGCGCAGGACGACGCGGCGGAGGGCAGCACCGGCGCGCCGGACTCCCTGCCCGGCCTCCTGGCCGGCATCGTCCGGCGGGGCATCGCGATTTTCCGGGTCGATCTGACCGGGAGGGCTGGGATTCCCGTCGTGAAGCTGCTATCGCCGGACCTGCAGCCCTCCTCTGCCGCCGCGATGACGGAGGGTCTGCGCCAGACGGCCTCACAGTTCGGGCGCCCGCTGAATGATTTGATCGAACGCCCGGCGATATTTAATAGTTTGTGA